The following are from one region of the Halarcobacter sp. genome:
- a CDS encoding EAL domain-containing protein, giving the protein MNKVRDYFSFKLLFFAFILSFIFIYLLKIEKTKESYNKYKNYIDTMIITNLKLDNFFSQREKFFNFDIIVKEISVFKDSLVSIDKKEIKNEFGIEIYNELYKIKDQFNKKEILIEKFKSFHASSLNSAHFIYDLNQFLLNDDSLDEELKLVINSTLFMIMQEFININHNEKAILNNLSKIENYTNEVDKPQLKLMLSHVRNILKNVKKIVEIKNNTEKLNLDNKLKQLNNNLISRYNEKLFYQLIISIFFFIIILVSFIMIYLEHRKSQKVKKELAAFKYAVENSDNSIILTDKEKNILYVNDIFEKTTGYKKSEAFGSKPEILKSGETPQETYNKLNKSLELGEKWEGEFVNKKKDGTLFYEKASIVPVFLDNEIANFLAIKLDITEYILQNESLKLSAAVFDNIQEGILVFNTNKEIITINKAFESMTGYKKEEIIGQTSDFMRSEYHDALFFKKIEDEVLEKGSWKGKFTFKRKDGNTIPFWTNVSTLKNKNGDISKFIAVCTSLKDIIETQKKADFLAYHDSLTKLPNRVKLENDLNFSLKLAKRKEQHLYVLFIDLDRFKMINDSLGHSIGDELLKIIASRIKKVLRDSDIISRMGGDEFIVVLDSSRDKKSASYVCQRILNVIKESITIENNILNTSASIGIAIYPDDGNDFTTLIKNADTAMYHAKNMGKNNYQYYNKQLSLNVSELLKIEQALKEAIPNNELYLNYQPQYDLISKEIIAFEALVRWENKELGFISPAKFIPIAEDTGLIIEIGKFIFETACKDYVELKKANQRLKHIAINISSIQFKDENFVNDILEIVNRYNIQPSEIELEVTERYIMEYSRDNINSIQKFRDLGFRFSIDDFGTGYSSMSYLTKFPIDVIKVDKAFIDGTPEDNNNVQISKAIIALSKSLNYKVVAEGIEYSTQEDFLSSISCDYGQGYFFSKPLSIENALKILKG; this is encoded by the coding sequence ATGAACAAAGTTAGAGATTATTTTAGTTTTAAATTATTATTTTTTGCATTTATTCTTAGTTTTATATTTATATATCTATTAAAAATAGAAAAAACAAAAGAATCATATAATAAATACAAAAACTATATTGATACGATGATAATTACAAATTTAAAACTTGATAACTTTTTTTCTCAACGAGAAAAATTTTTTAATTTTGATATTATTGTAAAAGAGATATCAGTATTTAAAGATTCTTTAGTAAGTATTGATAAAAAAGAGATTAAAAACGAATTTGGAATAGAAATCTATAATGAGTTATATAAGATAAAAGATCAGTTTAACAAAAAAGAGATACTTATTGAAAAGTTTAAATCTTTTCATGCTTCAAGTTTGAATTCTGCACATTTTATTTATGATTTAAATCAATTTTTATTAAATGATGATTCTTTAGATGAAGAGTTAAAATTGGTTATAAACAGTACTCTTTTTATGATAATGCAAGAGTTTATAAATATTAATCATAATGAAAAAGCAATTTTAAATAATTTATCTAAAATTGAGAACTATACAAACGAGGTTGATAAGCCACAACTAAAACTTATGCTTAGTCATGTTAGAAATATTTTAAAAAATGTAAAAAAAATTGTTGAAATAAAAAACAATACAGAAAAATTGAATCTTGACAATAAATTAAAACAATTAAATAATAATTTGATTTCTAGATATAATGAAAAACTATTTTATCAATTAATTATCTCTATTTTCTTTTTTATAATAATATTAGTGTCTTTTATTATGATTTATCTAGAACATAGAAAATCTCAAAAAGTTAAAAAAGAATTGGCAGCATTTAAATATGCAGTTGAGAATAGTGATAATTCAATTATTTTAACTGATAAAGAGAAAAATATTTTATATGTTAATGATATTTTTGAAAAAACAACCGGTTATAAGAAAAGTGAAGCCTTTGGAAGTAAACCAGAGATACTAAAATCTGGTGAAACTCCACAAGAAACATATAACAAGTTAAATAAAAGTCTTGAGTTAGGTGAAAAATGGGAAGGTGAGTTTGTAAATAAGAAAAAAGATGGAACACTGTTTTATGAGAAAGCCTCAATTGTTCCTGTATTTTTAGATAATGAAATAGCAAATTTTCTTGCTATTAAACTTGATATTACAGAATACATCTTACAAAACGAAAGTTTAAAACTCTCTGCTGCAGTTTTTGATAATATTCAAGAGGGGATTTTAGTTTTTAATACAAATAAAGAGATTATAACTATCAATAAAGCTTTTGAATCTATGACTGGTTATAAAAAAGAGGAAATAATAGGACAAACATCTGATTTTATGCGTTCTGAATACCATGATGCATTATTTTTTAAAAAAATTGAAGATGAAGTACTTGAAAAAGGTTCATGGAAAGGTAAATTTACTTTTAAAAGAAAAGATGGGAACACAATACCATTTTGGACAAATGTTTCAACATTAAAAAATAAAAATGGGGATATAAGTAAATTTATTGCAGTTTGTACAAGTTTAAAAGATATTATTGAAACTCAGAAAAAAGCAGATTTTTTAGCATACCATGATAGTTTAACAAAATTACCAAATAGAGTAAAACTTGAAAATGATTTAAACTTTTCATTAAAATTAGCAAAAAGAAAAGAGCAACATCTTTATGTTTTATTTATAGATTTAGACAGATTTAAAATGATTAATGATTCTTTAGGTCATTCAATAGGGGATGAACTATTAAAAATAATTGCATCTAGAATTAAAAAAGTGTTAAGAGATTCAGATATCATATCTAGAATGGGTGGAGATGAATTTATAGTTGTATTAGATTCATCAAGAGATAAAAAATCTGCTAGTTATGTTTGTCAAAGAATTTTAAATGTAATAAAAGAATCAATTACAATAGAAAATAATATTTTAAATACAAGTGCTAGTATTGGTATAGCTATATATCCAGATGATGGAAATGATTTTACAACACTTATAAAAAATGCAGATACGGCTATGTATCATGCAAAAAATATGGGTAAAAACAACTATCAATATTATAATAAACAACTTTCACTAAATGTTAGTGAGTTACTTAAAATTGAACAGGCATTAAAAGAAGCAATTCCTAATAATGAATTATATTTAAACTATCAACCTCAATATGATTTGATTTCTAAAGAGATAATTGCATTTGAAGCTTTAGTAAGATGGGAAAATAAAGAGTTGGGATTTATCTCTCCTGCTAAATTTATACCAATAGCCGAAGATACTGGTTTGATAATAGAAATAGGAAAATTTATATTTGAAACAGCTTGTAAAGATTATGTAGAACTAAAAAAAGCAAATCAAAGATTAAAACATATTGCAATTAATATCTCATCTATTCAATTTAAAGATGAAAATTTTGTAAATGATATATTAGAAATAGTAAATAGATATAATATTCAACCTTCAGAAATAGAGCTTGAAGTTACTGAAAGATATATTATGGAGTATTCAAGAGATAATATAAATTCGATTCAAAAGTTTAGAGATTTAGGATTTAGATTCTCTATAGATGACTTTGGTACAGGTTACTCTTCTATGAGTTATCTAACTAAGTTTCCTATTGATGTAATTAAAGTTGATAAAGCGTTTATTGATGGAACTCCAGAAGATAACAACAATGTTCAAATATCAAAAGCAATTATAGCTCTTTCTAAAAGTTTAAATTATAAAGTAGTTGCAGAAGGGATTGAGTATTCAACTCAAGAGGATTTCTTATCTTCAATTAGTTGTGATTATGGACAAGGATATTTCTTTTCAAAACCTTTAAGCATAGAAAATGCTTTAAAGATTTTAAAGGGTTAA
- a CDS encoding cytochrome-c peroxidase — MRYIFILIFVVIFLNASNITPIPDKIKFDYKKALLGKKLFFENKLSINNTISCATCHDLKNGGDDGLKTSFGVEGRLGDVNAPTVLNSVFNFSQFWDGRAKDLKEQASGPIENPIEMAHNFDDLVKNLNDTEYKKDFEIIYDDGITKENIVDAIAEFEKTLITPNSRFDKFLKGDENAITQYEKEGYEIFKNKGCIACHHGINIGGNHYNKFGAFSHIQSINLGRYNVTKDEEDKYYFKVPTLRNIELTAPYFHDGREEDLKDAVKTMAFVQLGRPITNEEINKIVAFLKTLTGDLEIIK, encoded by the coding sequence ATGAGATATATTTTTATATTAATATTTGTAGTAATTTTTTTAAATGCTTCAAATATCACTCCCATTCCTGATAAGATAAAGTTTGATTATAAAAAAGCATTATTAGGAAAAAAACTTTTTTTTGAAAATAAACTATCTATAAATAATACGATTTCTTGTGCTACCTGTCATGATTTAAAAAATGGCGGAGATGATGGATTAAAAACATCATTTGGAGTAGAAGGAAGATTAGGTGATGTAAATGCACCAACAGTATTAAATTCAGTATTTAATTTCTCTCAATTTTGGGATGGAAGAGCAAAAGATTTAAAAGAACAAGCTTCTGGTCCAATTGAAAACCCTATAGAAATGGCACATAACTTCGATGATTTAGTAAAAAATTTAAATGACACAGAATATAAAAAAGATTTTGAAATAATTTATGATGATGGAATAACAAAAGAAAATATAGTTGATGCAATTGCAGAGTTTGAAAAAACATTAATAACACCTAATTCAAGATTTGATAAGTTTTTAAAAGGTGATGAAAATGCAATTACCCAGTATGAAAAAGAGGGATATGAAATATTTAAAAATAAAGGTTGCATCGCTTGTCATCATGGTATAAATATTGGGGGAAACCATTACAATAAATTTGGAGCATTTTCTCATATTCAAAGTATAAATTTAGGGAGATACAATGTCACAAAAGATGAAGAGGATAAATACTATTTTAAAGTCCCAACTTTAAGAAACATTGAATTAACAGCTCCATATTTTCATGATGGTAGAGAAGAAGATTTGAAAGATGCTGTAAAAACAATGGCTTTTGTACAATTAGGCAGACCAATAACTAATGAAGAGATTAATAAAATAGTTGCCTTTTTAAAGACATTGACTGGTGATTTAGAGATTATAAAGTAG
- a CDS encoding Fur family transcriptional regulator: MANSEEVIDELKRIVKQKGLKYTEQREIVLNILLEANEHLTAEEVYNLIKEKKPDSNIGIATVYRALGFLEDVNLITSITFGTDGKKYESNFKDHHDHLICTQCGKIVEFMDDEIEKRQDKIAKKNKFRVTSHSMQLYGVCASCQEK; encoded by the coding sequence ATGGCGAATAGTGAAGAAGTAATTGATGAACTAAAAAGAATAGTAAAACAAAAAGGGCTTAAATATACAGAACAAAGAGAAATTGTTTTAAATATATTATTAGAAGCTAATGAACACTTAACTGCGGAAGAAGTATATAATTTAATAAAAGAAAAAAAACCAGATTCTAATATAGGTATAGCCACTGTATATAGAGCTTTAGGTTTTCTTGAAGATGTTAATTTAATCACTTCAATAACTTTTGGTACTGATGGTAAAAAATATGAAAGTAATTTTAAAGATCATCATGACCACTTAATCTGCACGCAATGTGGTAAAATTGTTGAGTTTATGGATGATGAAATAGAAAAAAGACAAGATAAAATAGCTAAAAAAAATAAATTTAGAGTAACTAGTCATTCAATGCAACTTTATGGAGTATGTGCATCTTGTCAAGAAAAGTAA
- a CDS encoding FeoA family protein: MLLSELIKGECGKIVAIDSNPLLKSRFSSFGIVKGSTITIIEQTLSKNTIEIKIQNSKIAIRVSEAQTIKVEKIEC, translated from the coding sequence ATGTTATTAAGTGAATTAATAAAAGGAGAATGTGGTAAGATAGTTGCAATTGACTCTAACCCACTACTAAAATCAAGATTTAGTTCTTTTGGAATTGTAAAAGGTTCAACTATTACAATTATAGAACAAACTCTTTCAAAGAATACAATAGAAATAAAAATCCAAAATAGTAAAATTGCTATAAGAGTATCTGAAGCTCAAACAATAAAAGTGGAAAAAATAGAATGTTAA
- the feoB gene encoding ferrous iron transport protein B, with translation MLSFKEKKSIKIALVGQPNVGKSMLINSISNSRLKVGNFSGVTVEKTQIIFEYKDYIFEITDLPGSYSLTEYTIEEKVTKNYLEKNDYDIILNVLDSTNLERNLYLTNELLALDKKMVLALNMTDEAQEEGISIDEKQLSKIIGKPCVKTSAKTKLGIEELIEALVTKFESSKFESKLIFSDVIEEEIANIKALLFEKKYRSDIHYREIAIKLLKEDKNTFLKFHDEPIWIELQPLLSESFEHIYLHYGTKDLNEIFEDEKFAFARGAVTETVKTKKVEEQHLTITDKIDSILINKFLGLPIFLFLMWGLFQLTFEIGNIPMDLIDAFFASLIEKTKYILGDTQLSSVIADGAIAGVGAVILFLPNIVILFLGIALLETTGYMSRVAFLLDGFFHKFGLHGKSFIPLVTGFGCSVPAYMAARTLKNPRDRLLTLFIIGFMSCGARLPIYVLFTGAFFSEKNAGNILFLIYISGAILGLIAAKVLKAIVFKSEDEPFVMEMPKYRLPSLKLIWHTVSNQALMYMKKAGTYILAASILIWFASNYPKYPEYEEMMSEKIELASSEEERYELQNKISQYNLENSYLGKVGKFSEPLFAPLGFDWKMTVALETGLAAKEIVVSTLGILYGLGEELDENNQGLLEKIRNNIPMASALAFIVFVMIYLPCLAASMVFTKEAGGWKYLFYLFVFTTATAWVLSFITYQIARYLLV, from the coding sequence ATGTTAAGTTTTAAAGAAAAAAAATCAATAAAAATTGCATTGGTTGGACAACCAAATGTTGGTAAATCAATGCTTATTAATTCTATTTCAAACTCTAGATTGAAAGTAGGAAACTTTTCAGGAGTAACAGTAGAAAAAACCCAAATTATTTTTGAATACAAAGATTATATATTTGAGATTACTGATTTACCGGGTTCTTACTCTTTAACAGAATATACAATTGAAGAAAAAGTTACAAAAAATTATTTAGAAAAAAATGATTATGATATTATTTTAAATGTATTAGACTCTACAAACTTAGAGAGAAATCTATATTTAACAAATGAACTCTTAGCACTTGATAAGAAAATGGTACTTGCTTTAAATATGACAGATGAAGCACAAGAAGAGGGAATATCAATTGATGAGAAGCAATTAAGTAAGATTATTGGAAAACCTTGTGTAAAAACATCTGCAAAAACAAAATTAGGAATTGAAGAGCTTATTGAAGCACTTGTAACAAAATTTGAGTCTTCAAAATTTGAATCTAAACTTATATTTTCAGATGTAATTGAAGAAGAGATTGCAAATATAAAAGCTTTATTATTTGAAAAAAAATATAGAAGCGATATACACTATAGAGAGATTGCTATAAAACTTTTAAAAGAGGACAAGAATACTTTTTTAAAATTTCATGATGAACCAATATGGATTGAACTACAACCTTTATTAAGTGAATCTTTTGAACATATATATTTACATTATGGAACTAAAGACTTAAATGAAATCTTTGAAGATGAAAAATTCGCTTTTGCAAGAGGTGCGGTAACTGAAACAGTTAAAACAAAAAAAGTTGAGGAACAACACCTAACAATCACAGATAAGATAGATTCAATACTAATTAATAAATTTTTAGGTCTACCAATTTTTCTTTTTCTTATGTGGGGACTTTTCCAACTTACTTTTGAAATTGGAAATATTCCAATGGATTTAATTGATGCTTTTTTTGCTTCATTAATTGAAAAAACAAAATATATATTAGGAGATACTCAACTCTCTTCAGTTATTGCCGATGGTGCAATTGCCGGAGTTGGTGCAGTTATTCTATTTTTACCAAATATTGTAATACTATTTTTGGGTATAGCTTTACTTGAAACTACTGGATATATGAGTAGAGTTGCTTTTCTTTTAGATGGTTTTTTCCATAAATTTGGACTTCATGGTAAATCTTTTATCCCTCTTGTTACAGGTTTTGGATGCTCAGTTCCTGCTTATATGGCTGCAAGAACTCTTAAAAACCCTAGAGATAGGCTTTTAACTCTATTTATTATAGGATTTATGTCATGTGGAGCTAGACTTCCTATATATGTACTTTTTACAGGAGCATTCTTCTCAGAAAAAAATGCAGGAAATATTTTGTTTCTTATATATATTTCTGGGGCAATATTAGGACTTATAGCTGCAAAAGTTTTAAAAGCAATAGTTTTTAAAAGTGAAGATGAACCATTTGTTATGGAGATGCCAAAATATAGATTACCTTCACTTAAACTAATTTGGCATACAGTTTCGAATCAAGCTTTAATGTATATGAAAAAAGCAGGTACATATATATTAGCAGCTTCTATTTTAATTTGGTTTGCTTCAAATTATCCAAAATATCCTGAATATGAAGAGATGATGAGTGAAAAAATTGAGTTAGCAAGTTCAGAAGAAGAAAGGTATGAATTACAAAACAAAATCTCTCAATATAATCTTGAGAACTCTTATTTAGGAAAAGTTGGTAAGTTTTCTGAACCTTTATTTGCACCTTTAGGATTTGACTGGAAAATGACTGTTGCCCTAGAAACAGGACTTGCAGCAAAAGAGATTGTAGTTTCTACTTTAGGAATTTTATATGGTTTAGGTGAAGAATTAGATGAGAATAATCAAGGATTATTGGAAAAAATAAGAAATAATATACCAATGGCTTCAGCATTGGCATTTATAGTATTTGTAATGATTTATTTACCTTGTTTAGCAGCATCAATGGTATTTACTAAAGAAGCTGGTGGATGGAAATATCTATTTTATCTATTTGTGTTTACAACAGCAACAGCTTGGGTGTTATCTTTTATAACATACCAAATAGCAAGATATCTTTTAGTGTAG
- a CDS encoding arginyltransferase translates to MHILEHDVEFVEENRECSYFDDEISDIRYRYIHKCTKDDYQNMLEHGWRRFGKMHFVPECKDCTKCVSMRIDVANYKFSKSEKRVFKKNLDTKLYIQPPSLTLDHLRLYDKYHHHMNKKKNWVYNPIEPSEYDRSYVQGKDEYTKEFLYVRDNKLIGVALVDILSESISSIYCYYDHDYEDLSIGKFSILAQIKIAKELNIPYIYLGYWIKDHFSMGYKEAYNPFEVLVNRSSLKEEAIWEKYDENKK, encoded by the coding sequence ATGCATATATTAGAACACGATGTAGAGTTTGTAGAAGAAAACAGAGAATGCTCATATTTTGATGATGAAATATCTGATATAAGATATAGATATATTCATAAGTGCACTAAAGATGACTATCAAAATATGTTAGAGCATGGATGGAGACGTTTTGGTAAAATGCACTTTGTCCCTGAATGTAAAGATTGTACAAAATGTGTTTCTATGAGAATTGATGTTGCAAATTATAAATTCTCGAAATCGGAAAAAAGAGTTTTTAAGAAGAATCTTGATACTAAACTTTATATTCAGCCTCCTTCTTTAACTTTAGACCATTTAAGATTATATGATAAATATCATCATCATATGAATAAAAAGAAAAATTGGGTTTATAATCCCATTGAACCATCAGAGTATGATAGGTCTTATGTTCAAGGTAAAGATGAATATACAAAAGAGTTTTTGTATGTAAGAGATAACAAATTAATAGGAGTTGCTTTAGTTGATATTCTTTCAGAATCTATTTCTTCAATTTATTGTTATTATGACCATGATTATGAAGATTTATCAATTGGAAAATTCTCAATTTTAGCACAAATTAAAATTGCAAAAGAGTTAAATATTCCATATATATATTTAGGTTATTGGATAAAAGATCATTTTTCAATGGGATATAAAGAAGCTTATAATCCTTTTGAAGTTCTTGTTAATAGATCTAGCTTAAAAGAAGAAGCTATATGGGAAAAATATGATGAAAATAAAAAGTGA
- the trpA gene encoding tryptophan synthase subunit alpha gives MKKLVGYITSSIPDNNFTIDLALSMKEAGVDTLELGVPFSDPVADGPVIEKANHIALESGFGLNDLFEVSSQIAPKMDMLWMGYMNPFFHYGLENFLKKAQEYDVGGMIIPDLPFEESQLVNSLFEKYDKANISFVAPTHSEERIKKVVENSKKFIYMVAYAGITGSGKAEDLSNIISMVKKYSDTPLYIGFGVDENTCKEKSIGVDGVIVGSAFVKHLVDETLSNNEKIAKISSIAKEIKEKINE, from the coding sequence TTGAAAAAATTAGTAGGTTATATTACATCTTCGATTCCAGATAATAATTTTACAATAGATTTAGCACTTAGTATGAAAGAAGCTGGAGTTGACACCTTAGAACTTGGAGTTCCTTTTTCTGATCCAGTGGCAGATGGTCCTGTTATTGAAAAAGCAAATCATATAGCATTAGAAAGTGGGTTTGGTTTAAATGATTTATTTGAAGTAAGTTCACAAATAGCTCCTAAAATGGATATGTTATGGATGGGATATATGAATCCATTTTTTCATTATGGTTTAGAAAACTTTTTAAAAAAAGCACAAGAATATGATGTAGGTGGGATGATTATTCCTGATTTACCTTTTGAAGAGTCACAATTAGTTAATTCTTTATTTGAGAAATATGATAAAGCAAATATCTCTTTTGTTGCACCAACACATAGTGAAGAGAGAATAAAAAAAGTTGTCGAAAATTCAAAAAAATTTATATATATGGTAGCTTATGCAGGTATCACAGGAAGTGGAAAAGCTGAAGATTTAAGTAATATAATATCTATGGTTAAAAAATATTCTGATACTCCTTTATATATTGGATTTGGAGTTGATGAAAATACTTGTAAAGAGAAATCTATAGGTGTTGATGGGGTTATTGTAGGTAGTGCATTTGTAAAACATCTTGTTGATGAAACCTTGTCAAATAATGAAAAAATTGCTAAGATTAGTTCTATAGCAAAAGAGATAAAAGAGAAAATAAACGAATAA
- the panB gene encoding 3-methyl-2-oxobutanoate hydroxymethyltransferase yields the protein MSIIKNNFEKMSITKIKKAKNTKKLTVITAYDALFAKLFSEIADMILVGDSLNMSFAGKNDTLSASLEQMIYHTNAVCNGAKDAFVITDMPFGTYINKDQALENAIKVYAQTNAAAIKIEGGEDRAFIVEHLTKNSIAVMGHIGLMPQYVRSEGGYKVRGKTDEDIEQLIKDAKAIEKAGAFSLVIEGVMSDAAKKISQEVNIPTIGIGAGKDTDGQVLVWSDMLGFFEEFKPKFVKHYLNGAQLVKESVEQYRSEVQNGTFPSKNEEY from the coding sequence ATGAGTATAATTAAAAATAATTTTGAAAAAATGAGTATTACAAAAATCAAAAAAGCTAAAAACACAAAAAAATTAACAGTTATTACAGCTTATGATGCGTTATTTGCTAAACTTTTTAGTGAAATTGCAGATATGATTTTAGTTGGAGATAGCTTAAATATGAGTTTTGCAGGGAAAAATGACACTTTATCTGCAAGTTTAGAGCAGATGATTTACCATACAAATGCCGTTTGCAATGGAGCAAAAGATGCTTTTGTAATTACAGATATGCCTTTTGGTACTTACATAAACAAAGACCAAGCTTTAGAAAATGCAATAAAAGTTTATGCCCAAACAAATGCAGCTGCTATAAAAATTGAAGGTGGAGAAGATAGAGCTTTTATCGTCGAGCATCTAACAAAAAACTCTATTGCCGTTATGGGACACATAGGTTTAATGCCACAATATGTAAGAAGTGAAGGTGGATACAAAGTTAGAGGTAAAACTGATGAGGATATAGAACAACTAATAAAAGATGCAAAAGCTATTGAAAAAGCTGGAGCATTTTCCCTTGTAATTGAAGGGGTTATGTCAGATGCAGCAAAAAAAATATCTCAAGAGGTAAATATACCTACTATTGGTATTGGAGCAGGAAAAGATACAGATGGTCAAGTATTAGTTTGGTCTGATATGTTAGGTTTCTTTGAAGAGTTTAAACCAAAATTTGTAAAACACTATTTAAACGGTGCCCAGCTTGTTAAAGAATCTGTGGAACAATATAGAAGTGAAGTTCAAAATGGAACTTTTCCTTCAAAAAATGAAGAGTATTAA
- the ruvB gene encoding Holliday junction branch migration DNA helicase RuvB encodes MERVVEVEQISFEEENSEVNLRPSSWDDYIGQEKIKKNLKVFIEASKKRNEALDHILFYGPPGLGKTTLSYLISSEMNSNIKVTAGPMIEKSGDLAAILTNLEEGDILFIDEIHRLSPAVEEILYPAMEDYRLDIIIGSGPAAQTVKIDLPRFTLIGATTRAGMLSNPLRERFGMHFRMQFYTHEELAKIIQIASVKLNKICEDDAALEISKRSRGTPRVALRLLRRVRDFSEVENENTIHLKRCQYALDELGVNDSGFDEMDINLLELLVSNKGKPMGLSTIAAALSEDEGTIEDAIEPYLLANGFIERTARGRVASVKTYELFRLSYPGSSKLEDEGTLF; translated from the coding sequence ATGGAAAGAGTTGTTGAAGTAGAACAAATCTCTTTTGAAGAAGAGAATTCAGAGGTTAATTTACGTCCTTCATCTTGGGATGACTATATTGGACAAGAGAAAATCAAAAAAAATCTAAAAGTATTTATTGAAGCTTCTAAAAAAAGAAATGAAGCTTTAGACCATATTTTATTTTATGGACCTCCAGGACTTGGGAAAACTACTTTATCATATTTAATCTCTAGTGAGATGAACTCAAACATTAAAGTTACAGCTGGTCCAATGATTGAAAAAAGTGGAGATTTAGCTGCTATTTTAACTAACCTTGAAGAGGGAGATATTTTATTTATTGATGAGATACATAGATTAAGTCCTGCTGTTGAAGAGATATTATATCCAGCAATGGAAGATTACAGATTAGATATTATTATTGGTTCTGGACCTGCTGCACAAACTGTGAAGATTGATCTACCTAGATTTACTTTAATTGGAGCAACTACAAGAGCTGGTATGTTATCAAACCCTTTAAGGGAAAGATTTGGAATGCACTTTAGAATGCAGTTTTATACCCATGAAGAGTTAGCTAAAATCATTCAAATAGCTTCTGTAAAACTAAATAAAATTTGTGAAGATGATGCAGCACTTGAAATCTCAAAAAGAAGCCGTGGTACTCCAAGGGTTGCCCTTAGATTATTAAGAAGAGTAAGAGACTTCTCAGAAGTTGAAAACGAAAATACTATTCATCTAAAAAGATGTCAATATGCCCTTGATGAACTTGGCGTAAATGATTCTGGTTTTGATGAAATGGATATAAACCTTCTTGAACTTTTAGTATCAAATAAAGGTAAACCTATGGGACTTTCTACAATTGCTGCTGCTCTTAGTGAAGATGAAGGTACAATTGAAGATGCTATTGAGCCTTATTTATTAGCTAATGGATTTATTGAAAGAACAGCTAGAGGTAGGGTTGCATCGGTTAAAACCTATGAATTATTTAGACTCTCATATCCTGGAAGTTCTAAATTAGAAGATGAAGGAACTCTTTTTTGA